In a genomic window of Lycium ferocissimum isolate CSIRO_LF1 chromosome 9, AGI_CSIRO_Lferr_CH_V1, whole genome shotgun sequence:
- the LOC132029562 gene encoding uncharacterized protein LOC132029562 isoform X1 has translation MTITIYTPAHVSTSGLNSPSPLRRTLLPAARCHNTPAHVSPLFSEKRRESRRLVTISLGVLLQWLAAPKDAVEASPFDKYVKRKQLDPLEAYVPAVLLAGVQIKELEKSLEVDEPKYGDCRNILRSGPASSLRVNIRAIAQYAADDGNGKSAFSDVDQCLSALEGLDSLLLRASRKDPGASIGSMKAQIVTALNALDSLLKNVPADVLDNGKAVADSYFFAREEDVAPEKVLDPDLKQLESIL, from the exons ATGACAATTACCATCTACACCCCTGCGCATGTTAGCACTAGCGGCCTAAATTCCCCTTCTCCGCTGCGACGAACCTTGTTGCCGGCGGCGAGATGTCACAACACCCCTGCGCATGTTAGCCCGTTATTCTCGGAGAAAAGGCGGGAAAGCAGACGATTGGTCACAATATCCCTCGGTGTCTTGCTTCAATGGCTCGCCGCTCCTAAAG ATGCAGTTGAAGCTAGCCCTTTTGACAAGTATGTTAAAAG GAAACAGCTTGATCCACTGGAGGCTTATGTACCAGCTGTGCTGCTGGCTGGGGTGCAGATTAAGGAATTAG AGAAATCTTTAGAGGTTGATGAACCTAAATATGGAGATTGCCGGAATATATTGCGATCTGGTCCTGCATCATCTCTTCGTGTCAATATTCGAGCA ATAGCACAATATGCAGCTGATGATGGCAATGGTAAATCAGCTTTCAGTGATGTTGATCAGTGTCTGAG CGCGTTGGAAGGACTTGACTCATTGCTATTGCGTGCGTCAAGAAAGGATCCAGGGGCCTCAATTGGCTCGATGAAGGCACAAATTGTTACTGCCCTAAATGCATTGGACAG TCTTCTTAAAAATGTCCCAGCTGATGTGCTTGACAATGGAAAGGCTGTAGCTGATTCATATTTTTTCGCTCGTGAGGAAGATGTAGCACCTGAGAAAGTACTGGACCCTGATCTGAAGCAACTGGAATCTATACTGTAA
- the LOC132029562 gene encoding uncharacterized protein LOC132029562 isoform X2 — protein sequence MTITIYTPAHVSTSGLNSPSPLRRTLLPAARCHNTPAHVSPLFSEKRRESRRLVTISLGVLLQWLAAPKDAVEASPFDKYVKRKQLDPLEAYVPAVLLAGVQIKELEKSLEVDEPKYGDCRNILRSGPASSLRVNIRAIAQYAADDGNGKSAFSDVDQCLSALEGLDSLLLRASRKDPGASIGSMKAQIVTALNALDS from the exons ATGACAATTACCATCTACACCCCTGCGCATGTTAGCACTAGCGGCCTAAATTCCCCTTCTCCGCTGCGACGAACCTTGTTGCCGGCGGCGAGATGTCACAACACCCCTGCGCATGTTAGCCCGTTATTCTCGGAGAAAAGGCGGGAAAGCAGACGATTGGTCACAATATCCCTCGGTGTCTTGCTTCAATGGCTCGCCGCTCCTAAAG ATGCAGTTGAAGCTAGCCCTTTTGACAAGTATGTTAAAAG GAAACAGCTTGATCCACTGGAGGCTTATGTACCAGCTGTGCTGCTGGCTGGGGTGCAGATTAAGGAATTAG AGAAATCTTTAGAGGTTGATGAACCTAAATATGGAGATTGCCGGAATATATTGCGATCTGGTCCTGCATCATCTCTTCGTGTCAATATTCGAGCA ATAGCACAATATGCAGCTGATGATGGCAATGGTAAATCAGCTTTCAGTGATGTTGATCAGTGTCTGAG CGCGTTGGAAGGACTTGACTCATTGCTATTGCGTGCGTCAAGAAAGGATCCAGGGGCCTCAATTGGCTCGATGAAGGCACAAATTGTTACTGCCCTAAATGCATTGGACAG TTAA
- the LOC132031549 gene encoding L10-interacting MYB domain-containing protein-like — MVVSVHLLYLLFFNISAMEQSSENSRVSWKDMDVVKTFLENCIQEVSLNGRLGSSLKPDSWNKVKLALETCHRFSVPQKKMKNYYDYLKEKYQAWLPLTKKTGNIYDPTTNTFQMSNSEWDEYIKAHPKAKTLRNSLLPFPDLCTKLFRR; from the exons ATGGTTGTGTCAGTTCATttgttatatttattatttttcaatatttcagCTATGGAACAATCTAGTGAAAATTCAAGAGTGAGTTGGAAAGATATGGATGTAGTAAAGACATTTTTAGAAAATTGTATTCAAGAAGTATCCTTAAATGGGAGACTTGGAAGTAGTTTGAAGCCAGACTCATGGAACAAGGTTAAACTAGCTCTGGAGACTTGTCATCGCTTTAGCGTTCcccaaaagaaaatgaagaattaTTATGATTATCTGAAAGAAAAATATCAAGCTTGGTTGCCACTAACTAAAAAGACTGGCAATATTTATGATCCAACAACCAATACCTTTCAGATGTCTAATAGTGAGTGGGATGAGTACATAAAG GCTCATCCAAAAGCAAAGACGTTGAGGAATTCACTTCTACCCTTTCCAGACCTATGCACAAAACTTTTTCGCAGATAA